The Vespa velutina chromosome 9, iVesVel2.1, whole genome shotgun sequence nucleotide sequence tattatttatctataacacatataaatttaactcttatattaaatatcgttatgaacagaaaaataataacaatgtgtaatataatatagataagaCTAATTAAAACTCGATAacattatgttatataatttattgttcaaaatattttttacaggTGTGAAATATcgtgtataaaaagaaaaaaatattcttatgattaaaaattgcGTAAACACGACAACAACATAAAAGGCACTTTTCTTagaaacatttgaaaattaCTAAAATGACATACGTTCATATAATGTATAACCAATCGATTcacaacaaaatatattattgctttaatatattttgtattattgtaGAGAAATAATGATTGTTATTGATAAATAGATTATCAATATTGTTTCGATCAAGCATTGattctatattatatgattCGTATTATAATGTAACTATTGCCTTaaggaaatattatatcttattataatatcttaaataaaaatctatcgtgtcgtatctatttatttcaattcatctctctatcaaaatattatttataaattaattgtgtATTCTGAATGTAGCAATtctcataaaaaaagattattgcaTATCTCTTATTTACAAATAGCTTCAATTAAACTAATATCTTATAatgcattaatatttttaatatactgcGAAAATAATtctgtatctttttttacctGATTATGttcaaatacaattaatatcagTACCAGTTTTTAAATCGGTCCACAGCACGTTTCCATTGTGCAATTGTATTCTGATAACACAATTGTGAACTCTTGTTcggtttaaatattttatctattttacgAAGATGctttaattcttctttagTTTTCCATATACCTAAAAtgtattatgataaatttttaatttacatccgtcctttcttgtatatatatatatatatatatatatatatacacatacgaaattaaatatcataccACAATGTAAACCAGCGCAAATAGCTGCGCCAAAAATTGACATTTCCACATTAACAGGTCGTTCTACTTCCAAACCCGTTAAATCTGCCAATAGTTGCATGATGAAATCATTTTGAGATACACCACCATCAATTctatttatcaatgaattcaattaattttattttgttctaatTCCTTTCTTATCCATGACTCACTCAATTGTATTATATCTTTAccgtatttttttatatgtgtaaCGAGTCTCAGTACGCAAAATATCATAAAGTAATAATGTTCTGAATACAAGACTTTCTAACAATGATCGTACGATATGGCCTTTCTTCGTCGTAGGCTTCATACCTAAGAAACCAGCTGCAGCGGTATGATTATTTATTGGagcctaaaaaaaaagaagtattgtacgtttaacatctttttttttctcccttttttccttcttatataattaaaattttaaattaatatacattgcaattgcatattttattttacattttgtaatttacaaaataactattttcaataatagtattaaactTAATGTTTATATACCTGAAGTCCGGTAAATGCCGGTATAAAATATACGCCATCTGAGTTATCCACTGAATATGCTAAATCAGCTGTTTCTGCtacatctttatatatttctataatataatatatgattaaataatatatatatatatataaagtccTAGTTATGTATAcgtcaaaataatttcaagttgtGCACTTGGAGTGTGCTACATCCCAGACACTTTAACGCTCTTCGAAGCCTCgtgaataataatcaatatgtttgaaaatgcatttttgtcattataaaaaaaaaaaaaaaaaaaaaaaaaaaaatttcataaatcatACAATGcgtaaattgttttaattgagTTCAAAGTTGGTCTGAGATATTTTACACCTCATAGACACAACTACAAATAATATCCATGCatacaaataatgaatatatcgatattataaagatcgtcttttataatttaaatattaagattttatgaaaaattaccAAGAGCTTTTGCCCATTCCATAAGAATTCCAGTATCATTCGATGCACCTTCTACAATGTAAACTAATTCAGATTCTACGCGCCAACCAACCAGAGGATAAAGGCCTGATGGATTAGTTTTACTTTcgttagatattaattaatatatgattgtataaaagaattataaaatatttgtattctctttttttttttttttttttatacttaccATTAATGGATACATGTGGTTTTGTTCCagtatttacatttaaaaaagttCCTGTACCCATTGTAATCTTCATATCGCCTGGTTGAAAGCATCCTGAGCCAAATAAAGAAGCTGATTGATCAGCCATCTGAAATTATAGAGAATGATTGtatgtcaaaagaaaaaaaaaaaaaaaaaaaaaaaaaaaaaaaagaaaagaaaaaaaaagaaagagaagaacaaaaaatcattgatatacAAATTgatcttgaaaaaaatttctattcttaAATCTTACGCAACAAACTATAGGAATTTCAATGCCAAAGATGTGTTTCGGTGTAACACCAAAGTTAGTAATTGTATCAACGATCTCGGGAAAAATGTGGGacggaatttttaataaacttaatATTCCAGTAGCCCATTTCATAGTAAATGGATCAAAAAGTCCAGTAGCAGATGCGCTCGAAATGTCTGTTATATGTCTGCCTatgaagaataaatattaaatatataagtaagatatgtaaattcaaaaaatatatgtatatatatatatatatattttttttttttattacatatatatataagaaaataaacgtgAAAGCAAACGGAAAcgtataatgtaattaatttgttgctttaattaagattttttaaatacatagagaaacataaacataaacgaGAGATATCTAAACGTGTGCACATATTTttgatcaatttatttttactgtaAAACAGCTAGAATACCATTACcgtgaaaaaaaagtgataaaatagaaattttatagcCAATACAACAGatgcaataaattttaaattaataacgaatgtTAATAAAGCGTACCagttaatttgtataaaagcCAGCAATCAATACTGCCAAATGCTACAAAGTCATTCATAATAGCTTCACGTAGACCTGATACATGTTGTAAAGCCCAAAGCAATCGTAAAGTGATCTAAAATATATGAtgacgtaattattatttgcagcaaatgatgaataaataaataaatatataaatactcttttataaaaatataatatatataaatatattttaaaaattgttagtCACAATCTAAATTAGATTaattagtttgaaaaattcacgactattttatatatatataaaatagttatgaatttatatatacatatatatattcattagaGCGAAACAGATTTCGAAGTTGAAAAAAAGGcgcgaatttttcaaattcctCTAATAgattatcgatatcataagaaaaatgtttatatatgtttatatatatatatatatatgtaacaataaaatataaatgataaaccTGAGTATTCATAAATTTGAAGGCACTAATAGCAAGATAATGTTTGTTTTTTGATAACATGTAAAGAATATAAGCGACTGTGCGCAATCCTCTTATCATAATCGAATTATTCCATTCTTTAACCATAGAATCAGCTCTTAGATCTTTCCACGTTATGAAactgtaaataaaaagattaattatataactgAATATCCCAATGTGAATTATCGTAATGTTTTAACGTTGATTCATgtagaaaattgttaattgactgtttgtatttttaattgaaattttaataatgtaaatgtaCTTTTCTactatatttctcttctttatttttattataatatataatatataatatataatatataatatataatatataatatataataacaaagagaaccattatattcatataatttatgtcAAAATTGAAATGACGAGCTTTATTAGCATCAATACTGAATACTCACTTATGATAATATTCTCCAGTTAATAAATTCCAACAAATAAAAGTTCCACGCTGTACAGAAATTCCAAAGCAAGCAAAAGAATTTGGATCGACTCCGCTGGCTAATAACGaacaataaatgttaataaaaattaataaatatgaaaaattaatgaaaataataaacaaaaatcatacggatattaatattaattttgtattattataaaacgtgacccgaaaaaaaaaaaaataatgcgtAATCTTTCGCTATGCAGCACGTTTAAATAGAACGAAATATCAATTgtacgataatatattatatcaattgtactaatatacaaattgtaataatatacaattgcAAAATATActgatatacaaataaaaaaataatatattatatatatatcgtgaacgtgataatatatatagatcaaaTTAATCATCGAAACAATTGTAAAGAAGTACGAATAATGATGTTACATTCACATAATCGTACGTTATCatgtaatatttgttttttattttattttatatactttaccGTTTATCGTATCCTTTACAGTTTTCACTATAATCGTCCATAAATGGTTAGGCTCAATTTCTACGTGATCGcgtttttcataaataagttCCACCTGTGGatcagtaaaataaaataaaatgaaataaaagaaattatcccGAATAaagttgaatttttttattacaatcaaATCTTTTCTATACACATTGATTCTttcaaaaaattgatatatgaaaatatttaagatctctgtattatttaaatataaataattatatctcctttcgtaaaatttaataagagaatgaaatttggagatgatttttttttcatttttttcaagcTGAATTGATGAGTATGAGCTCATCAAAATTTCTCAAAAATTTCTCAAATGGTAACTTCcttaatacacacacacaatggGTGTCCAAAAAGTATGGGATCAAATTTATATCACGTATTACTGAGATCCTATGGATTAAAAAAGTTCATGTAAACTTATGTCCAAAAATGCTTTATTGAAAACATATATGCTTTtacatatcttttaaatatatgcttatatatatatatatatatatatatatatatatatatatatatatataatacttaatattttatttatatatcaaatatatatatataattggatatataataccatgtgatatatatatatatatatatatatatattacggatatatatataatatccgataaaatattaagtaatCAAATCAACATAAAGTTTTCTAATCAAAACATAAGATTAGAGAACGAGTTGTAGgaattttagaaaaagttGATAAAAAGTCTTCAACTcgggaattaaaaaattatatagatacgatttattaaaattacgcGAAGTATTCATACTATTTTCTCATGATCTCAACTATTTCATCATAAGCAAAATTTTCTAACTAGCCTTTCTCATTGTTCGCTCgggatttttataaaatttttttcatcatcaaaatattatttgtcaaaAATGTCGTACTTTTCACgtaacatgtatatatcttcagatatatatcttcatatttcaattacttttcataattcgttcgataataatatatactcaATTAAAATCCGttcgatgataatatatatgattaatttatttcgcaGCATAACAGTTTATGATTCCAACAATATcagatatcttttaaaaatttttatcgttgaatCAATCTTTGAAAATCAATCCTTGAATTTCAATCGTTGAAACATTAAACgtaaaagtaatgaaaagaatccgtttcattcttttgttctttttttcttcttcctcttttataatttctatttaaatattcaactTGATATCACGAATTCTTGCAATAAAcgtattctaatattttattaaatatttttttttttttttctgtttactCTAAAATTCGAAATTACAAAGTAGCAATATTAAAcgttatcttattatttattgctttTACAATGTGCATTactgataaatattatcttctaattcatagaaatatatgttccaataaaaatgtacatattCAACGGACATacatttacgaaatatttcccaaatattatgttatatactaTCTTAtcgacagagaaaaaaaaaaggaactatcttgaaatatttaaattaattataaaaaacaagaaaacaagaaaaattatttttaaactatttgagacttttatcaaattaaaaaaaaaaaaaaaaaaaaaaaaaaaaaaaaaaaaaaaatatataagaaagaaagaatacaaatattgtaattagcatattttatctttgtaaAATACAAAACACGAGAATAGCCTGAAATATTTgttgatcattaaaaaaaaaaattactttcatttattatattaaaagattgaCAGGAACATCAggtatttcaaataatttaacaaacgTTTCATACCTTTTCCGTCGATGAGGAAATAACAGCAGCATTTTCGTCGATAATATGACAACGAACAGTAGTCGTTCCCACGTCGAGCGCAACGATATATCTCATTGTTATCCAGATTACGCGTGAACTCAAagtatcaaatttataatgatgGTAAGTACTAATATATTCGACATTTAAGAAGTCCGACCTTCATTCTAATTCGCTGAATAATTACCGGATGGCGCTACTTTCGAATATGGCGGTCGCGATAGCTGAAGAACGAGCAGCGAGGAATTCGTGATTCCGTGATCGAACGTGAAAGCGGTTTTCGCTTTGTGCGtgacttgaaaaaaaattttaatttcaacttCAAGAGTAACAGGAAtggattatataatatctacggatattattttaatctttcttttctttttttcttcttttcctttttcttttttttttcacaaacgTAATAAACAAGACCGTcgaatttcctttatttatcaCGACGCAACTAAGATGAGTAATTTCTTAGGACACTACGCATGCTCCTACTGTGAACAATCTTTGTAATTTCAAGTGTTTAACACGGGAAAAATGATCGACTATTTCGAGtctcttttcccctttctctctctctctctctctctctctctctccctctctccctccccctcccttcctctctctccctctctttatttttccatctctctctttccctctctatctctcgtggatatatataaacataaacaaatTGATATTGAAAAGAATACTAAGCTTttctctaataattttttaacgcataaaatgtacgtatatatgtatatatgtatgtatgtatgtattgtcaACATTTTTTCATAGTTcgtcattgatttattttgttatagaCTTTAGTCAaactaatattaattttattactttatttcatcttaattatatcattaaataataaatgtaaaaatttaactttttatcgcttgacattaaataaatacaaacaaaTGATCATCCTAACCTAAAACGAATTAAATAGATGCATACGTATATCGAGGCGTTgtcattcattaatattaattatgtccACTCACGTctctactattattattgtatcatatatacatacatacacacctttaattttatttaatttacatatagattttttgtacaaataagataatggaaaaaatttcCAATCCATGATAGGTTTGagtttaataatttacatcaCAAGAACCAATTAGaagatcgtttttttttctttttttatcttctgatcttatttgtttttttttttctttttttttttttttctttttttgttttcctcttaAGAAATTTTGTTTCCAATATAAAAACGTAGTCGGTATAGAAGGAATTCCGTAATCTTTATTTTAGTGCTAcagttttaaaaaatttgtaaagttGGCAGCGCGTATATAATCGAAATACCGATAGTCGATAAAAATGCCAGATGAGTCAACGAATTTCTTGGTAAGAAATGGAATAAATACCGAAGATATATATTGATGATCGGTTAAATagattatttgattaaataaagagtcatgattaatttttattttattatctataaacaattttatttatttcaacgatATATCCTAGTCAATGAAACTATAacatattgtaattaataaatataataattgccaacatttggaaaatataatatcattgttaGAACGTTTTATCAAGGTTGGTAATATAGATTTAACAGTTTTTATGTCGATGAACGTTAGAGGTCGCTCTAAATCCTTTATAACAAAGTAACAAATATATTCTCGTTCTATTATAACGTAATATTTCAAGGATGTATGTTCGAATCGAAACAGTACAAATACATAATTCTCGTCGTAAATCAATCATCCGGATGAT carries:
- the LOC124951401 gene encoding putative glycerol kinase 5 isoform X2, whose translation is MRYIVALDVGTTTVRCHIIDENAAVISSSTEKVELIYEKRDHVEIEPNHLWTIIVKTVKDTINASGVDPNSFACFGISVQRGTFICWNLLTGEYYHNFITWKDLRADSMVKEWNNSIMIRGLRTVAYILYMLSKNKHYLAISAFKFMNTQITLRLLWALQHVSGLREAIMNDFVAFGSIDCWLLYKLTGRHITDISSASATGLFDPFTMKWATGILSLLKIPSHIFPEIVDTITNFGVTPKHIFGIEIPIVCCMADQSASLFGSGCFQPGDMKITMGTGTFLNVNTGTKPHVSINEGASNDTGILMEWAKALEIYKDVAETADLAYSVDNSDGVYFIPAFTGLQAPINNHTAAAGFLGMKPTTKKGHIVRSLLESLVFRTLLLYDILRTETRYTYKKIRIDGGVSQNDFIMQLLADLTGLEVERPVNVEMSIFGAAICAGLHCGIWKTKEELKHLRKIDKIFKPNKSSQLCYQNTIAQWKRAVDRFKNWY
- the LOC124951401 gene encoding putative glycerol kinase 5 isoform X3, whose product is MRYIVALDVGTTTVRCHIIDENAAVISSSTEKVELIYEKRDHVEIEPNHLWTIIVKTVKDTINASGVDPNSFACFGISVQRGTFICWNLLTGEYYHNFITWKDLRADSMVKEWNNSIMIRGLRTVAYILYMLSKNKHYLAISAFKFMNTQMADQSASLFGSGCFQPGDMKITMGTGTFLNVNTGTKPHVSINGLYPLVGWRVESELVYIVEGASNDTGILMEWAKALEIYKDVAETADLAYSVDNSDGVYFIPAFTGLQAPINNHTAAAGFLGMKPTTKKGHIVRSLLESLVFRTLLLYDILRTETRYTYKKIRIDGGVSQNDFIMQLLADLTGLEVERPVNVEMSIFGAAICAGLHCGIWKTKEELKHLRKIDKIFKPNKSSQLCYQNTIAQWKRAVDRFKNWY
- the LOC124951401 gene encoding putative glycerol kinase 5 isoform X1 — encoded protein: MRYIVALDVGTTTVRCHIIDENAAVISSSTEKVELIYEKRDHVEIEPNHLWTIIVKTVKDTINASGVDPNSFACFGISVQRGTFICWNLLTGEYYHNFITWKDLRADSMVKEWNNSIMIRGLRTVAYILYMLSKNKHYLAISAFKFMNTQITLRLLWALQHVSGLREAIMNDFVAFGSIDCWLLYKLTGRHITDISSASATGLFDPFTMKWATGILSLLKIPSHIFPEIVDTITNFGVTPKHIFGIEIPIVCCMADQSASLFGSGCFQPGDMKITMGTGTFLNVNTGTKPHVSINGLYPLVGWRVESELVYIVEGASNDTGILMEWAKALEIYKDVAETADLAYSVDNSDGVYFIPAFTGLQAPINNHTAAAGFLGMKPTTKKGHIVRSLLESLVFRTLLLYDILRTETRYTYKKIRIDGGVSQNDFIMQLLADLTGLEVERPVNVEMSIFGAAICAGLHCGIWKTKEELKHLRKIDKIFKPNKSSQLCYQNTIAQWKRAVDRFKNWY